One Elusimicrobiota bacterium DNA window includes the following coding sequences:
- a CDS encoding DUF4185 domain-containing protein, producing MKVKTVLFSALVILCGFSEGARAADNTGSPAKLGLVQGELPHQQATIGARQETTIGPAEGLPVRPARTPEHKSLEFSVKQVGPLFEVKGASTQVIGQGGNYAVAAGGGKTVWFLNNIWIGEVPAAGQPARWGIIEGGVALSASSSPYSLKSGLNYVLDENRWPIPFLSSDFREYIQVRKFWPRAGLKTEKKYYAFYSILNNFGSGPYDYFRVGQGLAFSDNPEGPYKKVEIGLSYALWSDVEPAFGSAAFSDSDGWLYIYGRVMTEPGKYAAALSRVKPADIESREKYEYYSLDASSGVWTSDLTELTPVMENMPEEFSVSYNEHLKSYLALYLDIEDTEILLMRADYPWGPWKDPVKITACSKEEYCSGGKEQPLFSLEEGKKTFFTLEKKNMPYIYELTFQ from the coding sequence ATGAAAGTAAAGACCGTCCTTTTTTCCGCGTTAGTCATTTTGTGCGGTTTTTCAGAAGGCGCGCGGGCTGCGGACAATACGGGGAGCCCCGCCAAGCTTGGGTTGGTTCAGGGAGAACTCCCGCACCAGCAGGCCACCATAGGCGCGCGCCAGGAAACCACTATAGGCCCGGCGGAGGGTTTACCGGTACGGCCGGCCCGGACGCCGGAACACAAAAGCCTTGAGTTCTCCGTGAAGCAGGTCGGCCCTCTTTTTGAAGTTAAGGGGGCTTCCACCCAGGTAATAGGCCAGGGCGGAAATTACGCGGTTGCCGCCGGCGGGGGGAAAACAGTCTGGTTCCTTAACAATATCTGGATCGGCGAGGTCCCGGCAGCCGGCCAGCCTGCCCGTTGGGGCATAATTGAGGGCGGGGTGGCCCTGTCTGCCTCCAGTTCCCCATACTCTTTAAAAAGCGGTCTGAATTATGTGCTGGATGAAAACCGCTGGCCGATACCGTTTCTTTCCTCGGATTTCAGGGAATACATTCAGGTGCGTAAATTCTGGCCGCGCGCCGGTCTTAAAACCGAAAAGAAGTATTACGCGTTTTACTCCATCCTGAATAATTTCGGCAGCGGCCCTTATGATTATTTCCGCGTCGGGCAGGGGCTCGCTTTTTCCGACAATCCCGAGGGCCCTTACAAAAAAGTGGAAATCGGCCTGTCATACGCCCTATGGAGCGATGTGGAACCCGCCTTCGGCTCGGCCGCTTTTTCCGACAGCGACGGCTGGCTGTATATTTACGGCCGGGTAATGACCGAGCCGGGCAAGTATGCCGCGGCGCTCTCAAGAGTAAAGCCCGCGGATATAGAGAGCAGGGAAAAGTACGAGTACTACAGCCTGGACGCCTCAAGCGGGGTGTGGACCTCCGATTTGACCGAACTTACTCCGGTCATGGAAAATATGCCGGAGGAATTTTCTGTTTCTTATAATGAACATCTGAAAAGCTACCTGGCTCTTTACCTGGACATCGAAGACACGGAAATTTTATTGATGAGAGCCGACTATCCCTGGGGACCGTGGAAAGACCCCGTGAAAATAACGGCCTGTTCCAAAGAAGAGTACTGCTCCGGCGGCAAGGAGCAGCCCCTGTTCTCGCTTGAAGAAGGAAAAAAGACCTTTTTCACTCTTGAAAAAAAGAATATGCCGTATATCTACGAACTCACGTTTCAGTAA
- the buk gene encoding butyrate kinase, with translation MADYNILVINPGSTSDEVSFFRGEKLVFHKVVRYNPEDLKAYEFKKVTAQYKFRKGLVLDTLKEHKVELSELHAIIGRGGVLRSIEGGVYAVNENMLKDLNEGVMGDHPSNLGGILAYNIAAMCGAAAFIADPVTVDEMEPLARYSGMPENPRISIFHALNQKRVARHAARQLGKPYEDCRLIVMHGGGGVSVGAHIGGRVVDVNNGLEGDGPFTPQRSGSVPAAGLIKMCFSGKYTLAEMKLKLKGRGGLVAYTGTSDCIALEKYILTGEIKPNSGLDPAKISREKAKEAVLAMAYQISKEIASLSAVLEGKVDAIVLTGGLAYDQIVVPEIKRRVDWIAPVLSYPGGDEMRALRVAAQTGLKHPAKVKVY, from the coding sequence ATGGCTGACTATAACATACTGGTGATAAACCCCGGCTCCACCTCCGACGAGGTGAGTTTTTTCCGCGGCGAAAAACTGGTTTTTCATAAGGTAGTCCGGTACAACCCGGAGGACCTGAAAGCCTACGAATTTAAAAAAGTAACCGCCCAATATAAATTCAGGAAAGGCTTGGTGCTTGACACCCTGAAAGAGCACAAGGTGGAGCTATCGGAGCTGCATGCCATTATAGGCCGCGGCGGGGTACTCCGGTCCATAGAGGGCGGGGTTTACGCGGTTAACGAAAACATGCTTAAAGACCTTAACGAAGGCGTAATGGGAGACCACCCTTCAAATCTGGGGGGAATACTCGCCTACAACATAGCCGCCATGTGCGGCGCCGCGGCGTTTATAGCCGACCCGGTGACGGTTGACGAGATGGAGCCTTTGGCCAGGTATTCGGGCATGCCGGAGAACCCGAGGATTTCAATTTTTCACGCGCTTAACCAGAAAAGGGTGGCCCGCCACGCGGCCCGCCAGCTTGGCAAACCATACGAAGACTGCCGCCTGATCGTAATGCACGGCGGCGGCGGCGTTTCGGTAGGGGCGCACATAGGCGGCAGGGTGGTGGATGTAAATAACGGGCTTGAGGGCGACGGGCCCTTCACGCCGCAGCGCTCCGGCAGCGTGCCGGCTGCCGGGCTGATAAAAATGTGTTTCTCGGGCAAATACACTTTGGCCGAAATGAAGCTCAAGCTGAAAGGCCGCGGCGGCCTTGTGGCTTACACCGGCACCTCCGACTGCATAGCCCTTGAAAAATATATCCTGACCGGCGAGATAAAGCCTAATTCCGGCCTTGACCCGGCAAAAATTTCGCGCGAAAAGGCCAAAGAGGCGGTGCTTGCCATGGCCTATCAGATTTCAAAAGAGATAGCCTCCCTGTCGGCGGTGCTTGAAGGCAAGGTGGACGCTATAGTACTTACAGGCGGGCTCGCCTACGACCAGATAGTGGTACCTGAAATCAAACGCCGTGTGGACTGGATAGCCCCGGTGCTAAGCTACCCCGGCGGCGATGAAATGCGCGCCTTGCGCGTGGCGGCGCAAACCGGCCTTAAGCATCCCGCCAAGGTAAAGGTGTACTAA
- a CDS encoding phosphate acyltransferase codes for MKFRNFEELMRLVKDKPNRIVVPGANNEEVLEAIKMGVEHRIISGGILVGPKAQVEAAAAKVGVKLDIFEIIDMSDCAEMCNKAVDLVKAGKGDFLVKGLVDTKFYMKAILRKEVGAVAEGTVLSHFVLFELANYHKLFAVTDAAIMINPTLEQKAKITRNAVDMMRMLGVEKPNVAVICPVEKVNPNIPSTLDAEALVKMNREGTLKNCVVEGPYDIYISFSKELAAEKGIKGAAVPGETDIALFPNLDSANPVYKCLSFFGAGVKSAALLAGSNIPVILPSRTDSPVTKLHSIALAGFLKTQAKVCA; via the coding sequence ATGAAATTCCGTAACTTTGAAGAGTTGATGCGGCTTGTTAAAGACAAGCCGAACCGGATAGTGGTGCCCGGCGCGAATAATGAGGAAGTGCTGGAAGCCATAAAAATGGGGGTTGAACACCGCATAATTTCCGGCGGCATACTTGTGGGACCGAAAGCCCAGGTTGAGGCTGCGGCGGCGAAAGTCGGAGTAAAACTGGACATTTTTGAAATCATAGACATGTCCGATTGCGCCGAAATGTGCAATAAGGCCGTGGACCTTGTAAAAGCCGGCAAAGGAGACTTCCTTGTCAAGGGCCTGGTGGACACGAAGTTCTACATGAAGGCCATACTGCGCAAGGAAGTCGGCGCGGTGGCCGAAGGGACGGTGCTCAGCCATTTTGTGCTTTTTGAACTGGCCAACTATCACAAGCTTTTCGCCGTTACCGACGCGGCCATAATGATAAACCCCACACTGGAGCAGAAGGCGAAGATCACCCGCAACGCCGTGGATATGATGCGTATGCTGGGAGTGGAAAAGCCCAATGTGGCCGTGATCTGCCCGGTGGAAAAAGTAAACCCCAATATCCCCAGCACTCTGGACGCGGAGGCCCTTGTGAAGATGAACAGGGAGGGGACTTTAAAGAATTGTGTGGTGGAAGGTCCTTATGACATTTACATCTCATTCTCCAAGGAACTGGCGGCGGAAAAAGGCATAAAAGGCGCCGCCGTTCCCGGCGAAACCGACATAGCGCTTTTTCCTAACCTGGATTCGGCCAACCCGGTGTATAAATGCCTGTCGTTTTTCGGCGCGGGCGTGAAATCGGCCGCTCTGCTTGCCGGGTCCAATATCCCGGTAATACTGCCGTCCCGCACCGACTCGCCTGTGACGAAGCTGCACTCCATAGCGCTGGCGGGTTTTCTTAAGACCCAGGCGAAGGTCTGCGCCTGA
- a CDS encoding SEC-C metal-binding domain-containing protein, translating into MVWNFLKKILNKKEEKRSETEPRAAFRQNTRIQQAASPAPSAVPAAVAPAAAEAAPAPAADVVINQTVAPSATPLAEKTAPAKEKSPAEKTDDELAQELNVISPEILSQAKTPQMRKLIIDIYRKMLIEGVDINDEKEVKKWLKKHPEVVNGGEAHKIETFKREEPKVGRNDACPCGSGRKYKKCCGKGK; encoded by the coding sequence ATGGTTTGGAATTTTTTAAAGAAGATACTTAACAAGAAGGAAGAAAAGCGGTCGGAGACGGAACCCCGGGCCGCTTTCCGGCAAAATACGCGGATCCAGCAAGCGGCCTCTCCGGCTCCATCGGCAGTTCCCGCCGCTGTAGCGCCGGCTGCGGCGGAAGCAGCCCCCGCACCTGCGGCAGATGTGGTGATAAATCAAACCGTCGCGCCGTCCGCGACTCCGCTGGCCGAAAAGACCGCCCCGGCTAAAGAAAAGTCTCCCGCTGAAAAAACTGATGATGAGCTGGCTCAGGAACTTAATGTTATTTCCCCTGAAATTCTTTCCCAGGCCAAAACCCCGCAGATGCGCAAGCTGATAATAGACATCTACCGCAAGATGCTTATCGAGGGCGTGGACATAAACGACGAAAAAGAAGTGAAAAAATGGCTTAAAAAGCATCCCGAAGTGGTGAACGGGGGCGAAGCCCACAAAATAGAGACCTTTAAAAGAGAGGAGCCGAAAGTGGGCCGCAATGACGCCTGCCCCTGCGGCTCCGGCAGGAAATACAAGAAGTGCTGCGGAAAAGGAAAGTAA
- the thrC gene encoding threonine synthase, translated as MKYYSTNGKSRPATFREALFTGLADDGGLFMPEAFPNRGNNFPRAAGNNNFHETAFKVCREYISDVADKDLKEIIRDSFSRKAFPVKNSPSPLVRLAEDLYILELFHGPTLSFKDFGARFMARLMKHYLAGSKKRLAVIVATSGDTGSAAACGFFGLPGINVFVLYPEGRISPLQEKQIATLGGNITALKVRGDFDDCQRLAKKALSDAGIRGKMALSSANSINIGRLLPQMFYYFSAVSQLKVLSEERGKRKPVFVVPSGNFGDLSAGLFAKRMGLPVRKFIAAVNINSGVPRYLATGILPRAKTRMTLSSAMDVGIPSNFTRILDLYHNDRIAVKRDIDSVTVTDAEIEKTIRMAFRRFCYVSDPHTATGIAAALNCNIAGPKIVLATAHPAKFPDIVSRNTGLAVKAPSRLASCMRKRDKSSAIPADFNRLKTILLSHVS; from the coding sequence ATGAAATACTACAGCACTAACGGAAAATCAAGACCGGCAACTTTCCGGGAAGCCCTTTTCACGGGCCTGGCTGACGACGGAGGGCTTTTCATGCCGGAGGCTTTCCCAAATCGCGGGAACAATTTCCCCCGCGCCGCCGGAAATAATAATTTTCATGAGACGGCTTTTAAGGTCTGCCGGGAGTATATTTCCGATGTGGCTGATAAGGATTTAAAAGAAATAATCCGCGATTCCTTCAGCAGAAAAGCCTTCCCCGTAAAGAACTCCCCCTCTCCGCTGGTCAGGCTCGCGGAAGATCTATATATCCTTGAACTCTTTCACGGCCCCACGCTCTCGTTCAAAGATTTCGGGGCGCGTTTCATGGCCCGCCTTATGAAGCATTACCTTGCCGGTTCAAAAAAGCGCCTGGCTGTTATCGTAGCCACTTCCGGCGACACGGGAAGCGCGGCGGCATGCGGATTTTTCGGACTTCCCGGAATAAATGTTTTTGTTCTTTATCCGGAAGGCAGGATAAGCCCTCTGCAGGAAAAGCAGATAGCCACGCTCGGAGGTAATATCACCGCGCTTAAGGTAAGAGGGGATTTTGACGATTGCCAGCGGCTGGCCAAAAAAGCCCTTTCCGACGCCGGGATCCGCGGGAAAATGGCCCTTTCATCCGCCAACTCTATCAACATAGGCAGGCTTCTCCCTCAGATGTTCTATTATTTCAGCGCTGTTTCACAGCTTAAAGTCTTGAGCGAAGAAAGGGGAAAACGCAAGCCGGTATTTGTCGTCCCCAGCGGAAACTTCGGCGATCTTTCCGCCGGACTGTTCGCGAAAAGAATGGGTTTGCCCGTGCGTAAGTTTATTGCCGCGGTTAATATCAACAGCGGGGTGCCGCGTTACCTTGCTACGGGAATACTGCCCCGCGCAAAGACCCGGATGACCCTTTCAAGCGCCATGGATGTGGGCATACCCAGCAACTTCACCCGGATCCTTGATCTGTATCATAACGACCGCATTGCGGTTAAACGGGATATTGACTCCGTCACCGTTACGGATGCGGAAATTGAAAAAACCATAAGAATGGCTTTCAGAAGATTCTGCTACGTATCCGACCCGCATACCGCCACCGGCATAGCCGCCGCTCTTAATTGCAATATCGCGGGCCCGAAGATAGTCTTAGCTACGGCTCATCCGGCGAAATTCCCCGATATCGTTTCAAGAAACACAGGGCTTGCGGTAAAGGCCCCTTCACGGCTTGCGTCCTGCATGAGAAAACGCGACAAAAGCTCCGCCATACCGGCCGATTTCAACCGGCTGAAAACGATCCTTCTTTCTCACGTGAGCTGA
- a CDS encoding shikimate kinase, with amino-acid sequence MKKKFKGITLVGMPGSGKSTAGKTLAKKLDWNFIDLDIHIRETTGRGHEVILAKDGEHALLALEEKLTLAIDLIRVVFSPGGSIIYSPAAMKKLKKETLVVYLKTPLTEVKKRLSGIIHLRGIVGLKEKGITRLFKERTRVYEKAADLTVDTRERSPAETAAEIIRNIKQWQLPG; translated from the coding sequence ATGAAGAAAAAATTCAAAGGGATAACGCTTGTGGGCATGCCCGGGTCCGGAAAATCCACGGCAGGCAAAACTCTGGCAAAAAAACTGGACTGGAATTTTATCGATCTGGACATTCACATTCGGGAAACGACCGGCAGGGGGCACGAAGTGATTTTAGCCAAGGACGGAGAGCATGCTCTGCTGGCGCTGGAGGAGAAACTCACCCTGGCAATAGACCTGATTAGGGTTGTGTTCTCGCCCGGCGGAAGCATAATTTATTCGCCGGCGGCGATGAAGAAACTCAAAAAAGAAACCCTGGTCGTTTACCTCAAAACGCCTCTCACGGAAGTAAAAAAAAGACTTTCGGGGATTATTCACCTGCGCGGCATAGTAGGATTGAAGGAAAAAGGCATAACACGCCTTTTCAAAGAAAGAACCCGGGTTTATGAAAAAGCGGCGGACCTGACTGTTGACACCCGGGAGCGATCGCCGGCTGAAACTGCGGCGGAAATCATTAGAAATATAAAACAATGGCAACTGCCCGGGTAG
- the panB gene encoding 3-methyl-2-oxobutanoate hydroxymethyltransferase — MKKIKKEAVSPVALKPPQNVKRSLLDFAKMKRNGVPAAWVTSYDLPFAYAAQKAGVDMILVGDSGGMVQLGYSTTNPVTMDEMITLAKAARRGAPDTFMIGDMPQGAYEPSERDAVISALRFVKEAGSDAIKCEGGHRIIPKVKAIVDAGILVMGHLGLTPQSTGSFGGYRVQGKSVASFEKTMEDALELQEAGVFALLLEAMPSEPAGQIARALKIPVYGIGAGTEVDGQLIIMHDLMGFYASFRPWFAKCYIPEVAGQFKDYLAQIPDIRKNGKEERGDGLLVLTEMAVKAYIKQVRDGSFPGKDYSYSIKPEEIAALKASKYWK, encoded by the coding sequence ATGAAAAAAATTAAAAAAGAAGCTGTAAGCCCTGTTGCATTAAAACCGCCGCAAAATGTGAAAAGAAGCCTTTTGGATTTTGCCAAAATGAAACGAAACGGCGTTCCCGCCGCCTGGGTTACCTCTTATGACCTTCCTTTCGCCTATGCCGCCCAGAAAGCGGGGGTTGATATGATACTTGTCGGCGATTCCGGCGGAATGGTCCAATTGGGCTATTCCACTACCAATCCCGTCACCATGGATGAAATGATAACGCTTGCAAAGGCGGCCAGAAGGGGGGCTCCCGATACTTTCATGATAGGAGATATGCCGCAGGGGGCTTATGAACCCTCGGAAAGGGACGCGGTTATAAGCGCTTTACGCTTTGTTAAAGAAGCCGGCTCCGACGCTATAAAGTGCGAGGGCGGTCACAGGATCATTCCTAAAGTAAAGGCCATAGTCGATGCCGGAATTCTTGTAATGGGGCATTTGGGGCTTACCCCGCAAAGCACAGGCTCCTTCGGCGGTTACAGGGTGCAGGGCAAATCAGTTGCAAGTTTTGAAAAAACAATGGAAGACGCCCTGGAGCTTCAGGAGGCAGGGGTGTTCGCCTTACTGCTTGAGGCAATGCCCTCTGAACCGGCGGGCCAGATAGCCAGGGCTCTTAAAATACCGGTTTATGGAATAGGCGCCGGGACCGAGGTTGACGGGCAGCTTATCATAATGCACGACCTTATGGGTTTTTACGCCTCCTTCCGTCCATGGTTCGCCAAGTGCTATATTCCGGAAGTCGCCGGTCAATTCAAGGATTATCTGGCGCAGATACCTGACATAAGGAAGAACGGAAAAGAGGAAAGAGGCGACGGTTTATTGGTTTTGACGGAGATGGCCGTAAAAGCTTACATTAAGCAGGTTCGCGACGGGAGTTTCCCCGGCAAAGACTACTCTTATTCAATAAAACCGGAAGAAATAGCCGCGCTTAAAGCCTCCAAATACTGGAAATAA